A section of the Rhizobium sp. Pop5 genome encodes:
- the rpmG gene encoding 50S ribosomal protein L33 codes for MAKATTIKIKLLSTADTGFFYVTTKNSRTMTDKMTKTKYDPIAKKHVEFKETKIK; via the coding sequence ATGGCCAAGGCTACAACAATCAAGATCAAGCTGCTGTCGACAGCCGACACCGGTTTCTTCTACGTCACGACGAAGAACAGCCGTACGATGACGGACAAGATGACGAAGACGAAGTACGACCCGATTGCAAAGAAGCACGTCGAGTTCAAGGAAACCAAGATCAAGTAA
- a CDS encoding MFS transporter, with amino-acid sequence MSQPRNGTPGDVEEIHWPSLVAAISSISAVGIAIGLGLPLLSIILEKRGISSTLIGLNTAMAGIAAMAAAPVTTKLAHKYGVAPTMLWAVLISALSALGFYYAQDFWMWFPLRFAFHGATTTLFILSEFWINAASPPTKRGFVLGIYATVLSLGFAAGPLLFSLLGSDGIFPFLIGAGAILLAAIPIFIARDESPILEEKPELHFMRYVFLVPTATAAVFIFGAVEAGGLSLFPIFAVRANFTESQAALLLTMMGVGNVIFQIPLGLLSDRIADKRPLLACMALMGFVGSMMLPVLVNNWLLMAGILLFWGGCVSGLYTVGLSHLGSRLTGSDLAAANAAFVFCYAMGTVAGPQVIGAAIDVAGNNGFAWAIAAFFGLYALLSGIRLMFIRKRA; translated from the coding sequence ATGTCTCAGCCGAGAAACGGCACACCAGGCGATGTCGAGGAAATCCATTGGCCTTCTCTGGTGGCAGCCATCTCGTCCATTTCGGCCGTCGGCATAGCAATCGGCCTCGGACTCCCGCTTCTCAGCATCATCCTGGAAAAACGCGGAATCTCGTCCACCCTGATCGGGCTCAACACGGCAATGGCCGGGATTGCGGCGATGGCCGCCGCCCCTGTCACCACCAAGCTCGCCCATAAATACGGCGTTGCGCCGACAATGCTCTGGGCCGTGCTGATTTCGGCGCTAAGCGCGCTCGGTTTCTATTACGCCCAGGATTTCTGGATGTGGTTTCCGCTGCGTTTCGCCTTCCATGGCGCGACGACGACGCTGTTCATCCTCTCGGAATTCTGGATCAACGCCGCCTCGCCGCCCACCAAGCGCGGCTTCGTGCTCGGCATTTACGCGACGGTGCTTTCCCTCGGCTTTGCGGCGGGACCCCTGCTCTTTTCACTGCTGGGCAGCGATGGCATCTTTCCCTTCCTGATCGGTGCCGGCGCCATCCTGCTTGCCGCCATTCCAATCTTCATCGCCCGTGACGAAAGCCCGATACTGGAGGAAAAACCGGAGCTGCATTTCATGCGCTACGTGTTCCTGGTGCCGACAGCGACGGCTGCCGTCTTCATTTTCGGCGCAGTCGAGGCGGGCGGGCTTTCGCTTTTTCCGATCTTTGCCGTGCGCGCGAATTTCACCGAATCGCAGGCCGCGCTGCTGCTCACCATGATGGGCGTCGGCAACGTCATCTTCCAGATCCCGCTCGGCCTGCTTTCCGACCGCATTGCCGACAAGCGGCCGCTTCTGGCCTGCATGGCGCTGATGGGCTTCGTCGGGTCGATGATGCTGCCGGTGCTGGTCAACAACTGGCTGCTGATGGCCGGAATCCTGCTTTTCTGGGGTGGCTGCGTGTCCGGCCTCTACACGGTCGGCCTCAGCCATCTCGGCTCACGGCTGACGGGTTCCGACCTTGCGGCTGCGAATGCGGCCTTCGTCTTCTGTTATGCGATGGGAACGGTCGCAGGGCCGCAGGTGATCGGCGCGGCGATCGATGTCGCCGGCAATAACGGTTTTGCCTGGGCGATTGCTGCTTTCTTCGGCCTCTATGCCCTACTTTCCGGCATCAGGCTGATGTTCATTCGAAAACGGGCTTGA
- a CDS encoding DUF983 domain-containing protein, with product MSTPTDPVVRYGDTPEVERPLGRSIMRGLMNRCPACGNGKLFRAFLKPVDHCAACGEAMHHHRSDDLPPYIVILVLGHVVVGGYMLTDMTFVLPVWVHLAIWAPITVITALASIQPIKGGVIGLQWALRMHGFGGESDSPDDYDLPRRPD from the coding sequence ATGAGCACACCGACCGATCCGGTCGTCCGCTATGGGGATACGCCCGAGGTCGAGCGCCCGCTTGGACGCTCGATCATGCGCGGACTGATGAACCGCTGCCCGGCCTGCGGCAACGGCAAGCTCTTTCGCGCATTCCTGAAGCCGGTCGATCATTGCGCGGCCTGCGGCGAAGCGATGCATCACCACCGCTCGGACGATCTGCCGCCCTATATCGTCATCCTCGTCCTCGGCCATGTCGTGGTCGGCGGCTATATGCTGACCGATATGACCTTCGTGCTGCCGGTCTGGGTCCATCTTGCCATCTGGGCGCCGATCACGGTCATCACCGCGCTGGCGTCGATCCAGCCGATCAAGGGCGGCGTCATTGGTCTGCAATGGGCGCTGCGCATGCACGGCTTCGGCGGAGAGAGCGACAGTCCCGATGATTACGACCTTCCCCGGCGGCCGGACTGA
- the rnr gene encoding ribonuclease R translates to MSRIPRDRTNPAGKRPGKLGRAGKDASAVEPLNIVHGALPSREVILRFIADHPQKASKRELAKAFGLKGDSRVELKHMLQELEQEGMLQKSRKSLIRPGALPPVTVLDITTRDKDGDLIGRPAEWPEDQGVAPAVAIRQQSPAGRQGKGKAPVAGLGDRILAKIFPAVDRGGPAYTARIIKVIDRRRGASMGVFRTAPGGGGRLLPIERRGEEMVIDPEFTGDAKDGDLVEVEIARLGRFGLQRAKVLSVVGSVGSEKAISMIAIHAHGIPHVFPPAVIAEAEAAKPATMSHREDWRGVPLITIDPADAKDHDDAVYAELDPSADNPGGVIVTVAIADVSWYVRPNSPLDREALKRGNSVYFPDRVEPMLPERISNDLCSLKEGVDRPALAVRMSFSGEGRKIGHTFHRIMMKSAAKLSYQQAQAAIDGNPDDKTGPMLEPILKPLWHAYGVMKRGRDRRQPLELDMPERKILLKPDGTVDRVFVPPRLDAHKLIEEMMIQANVCAAETLEKKRQPLVYRIHDGPTLAKQEVLREFLATLGISLAKGGSVRANSFNGILAKAEGTAHQTMVNEMVLRSQSQAIYSPENIGHFGLNLMKYAHFTSPIRRYADLIVHRALVGSLGFGEGGITPDEEATLDDIAAEISTFERRAMAAERETIDRLIAHHLSTRVGEEFSGRVSGVTKSGLFITLPDYGADGFVPISTLGTDYFIYDEAHQALSGERTGLGYRLGDSVTVKLAEAIPLAGALRFEMLSEGREMPTAVRSFHKAGRRERGQVRKKPGTRPPRGRR, encoded by the coding sequence GTGAGCAGGATACCGCGCGACAGAACGAACCCGGCGGGCAAGCGCCCTGGCAAGCTCGGCCGCGCGGGCAAGGATGCTTCGGCCGTCGAGCCGCTGAACATCGTCCACGGCGCGCTGCCCTCGCGCGAGGTGATCCTGCGCTTTATCGCCGATCACCCGCAAAAGGCCTCCAAGCGTGAACTCGCCAAGGCTTTCGGGCTCAAGGGCGACAGCCGCGTCGAGCTCAAGCACATGCTGCAGGAGCTCGAGCAGGAAGGCATGCTGCAGAAGAGCCGCAAGTCGCTGATCCGACCCGGCGCGCTTCCGCCCGTCACCGTTCTCGATATTACGACGCGCGACAAGGACGGCGATCTGATCGGCCGGCCGGCTGAATGGCCGGAGGATCAGGGCGTGGCGCCCGCCGTCGCCATCCGTCAGCAGTCACCGGCAGGTCGCCAGGGCAAGGGTAAGGCGCCCGTCGCCGGCCTCGGCGACCGCATTCTGGCAAAGATCTTCCCGGCCGTCGATCGTGGCGGACCGGCCTATACGGCGCGGATCATCAAGGTGATCGACAGGCGCCGCGGGGCGTCGATGGGTGTCTTCCGCACAGCGCCTGGCGGCGGCGGCCGGTTGTTGCCGATTGAGCGGCGCGGCGAGGAGATGGTGATCGATCCGGAATTCACCGGCGACGCCAAGGACGGCGACCTGGTCGAGGTCGAAATCGCCCGCCTCGGCCGCTTCGGCCTTCAGCGCGCCAAGGTTCTCTCCGTCGTCGGCTCCGTCGGCTCGGAAAAGGCGATCTCGATGATCGCGATCCATGCGCACGGGATTCCGCATGTCTTCCCGCCGGCCGTCATCGCCGAGGCGGAAGCCGCCAAGCCGGCGACGATGTCGCATCGGGAAGATTGGCGTGGCGTGCCGCTGATCACTATCGATCCGGCCGACGCCAAAGACCATGACGATGCCGTTTACGCCGAGCTCGACCCCTCGGCCGACAATCCCGGCGGCGTCATCGTTACCGTGGCGATTGCCGACGTCTCCTGGTATGTCCGCCCGAATTCCCCGCTCGACCGCGAGGCGCTGAAGCGCGGCAATTCCGTCTATTTCCCGGATCGGGTCGAGCCGATGCTGCCGGAGCGGATATCCAACGATCTCTGCTCGCTGAAGGAAGGCGTCGACCGCCCGGCTCTCGCCGTGCGCATGAGCTTCTCGGGAGAAGGCCGCAAGATCGGCCACACCTTCCATCGGATCATGATGAAGAGCGCGGCCAAGCTTTCCTACCAGCAGGCGCAGGCGGCGATCGACGGAAATCCCGATGACAAGACCGGACCGATGCTTGAGCCGATCCTGAAACCGCTCTGGCACGCCTACGGGGTGATGAAGCGCGGACGCGACAGGCGCCAGCCGCTGGAACTCGACATGCCGGAGCGCAAGATCCTGCTGAAGCCCGACGGCACGGTCGACCGTGTCTTCGTGCCGCCGCGGCTTGACGCGCACAAGCTGATCGAAGAGATGATGATCCAGGCGAACGTCTGCGCCGCCGAGACGCTGGAAAAGAAGCGCCAGCCTCTGGTCTACCGCATTCACGACGGCCCAACGCTCGCCAAGCAGGAAGTCCTGCGTGAGTTCCTGGCGACGCTCGGCATCTCGCTCGCCAAGGGCGGCAGCGTGCGCGCAAACAGCTTCAACGGCATTCTCGCGAAAGCCGAAGGCACGGCGCACCAGACGATGGTCAACGAAATGGTGCTGCGCTCGCAGAGCCAGGCGATCTACAGTCCTGAAAATATCGGCCATTTCGGTCTCAACCTGATGAAGTACGCGCACTTCACCTCGCCGATCCGTCGCTACGCCGATCTGATCGTGCATCGCGCACTCGTCGGCTCGCTTGGATTCGGCGAAGGCGGCATCACGCCAGACGAAGAAGCCACCCTCGACGATATCGCCGCCGAAATCTCGACCTTTGAGCGCCGCGCCATGGCGGCCGAGCGCGAGACCATCGATCGGCTGATCGCGCATCATCTCAGCACCCGTGTCGGCGAGGAATTTTCCGGCCGTGTTTCGGGCGTTACGAAATCGGGACTTTTTATAACCTTGCCGGACTATGGCGCCGACGGTTTCGTTCCTATATCTACGCTCGGCACCGATTATTTCATCTATGACGAAGCGCATCAGGCGCTCTCGGGTGAAAGAACGGGGCTCGGCTATCGCCTCGGCGACAGCGTCACCGTGAAGCTTGCCGAAGCGATCCCGCTTGCCGGCGCGCTGCGTTTCGAAATGCTGAGCGAAGGGCGCGAGATGCCGACGGCGGTGCGCTCCTTTCACAAAGCCGGCCGCCGCGAGAGGGGCCAGGTTCGCAAGAAACCGGGAACGCGGCCTCCGCGCGGGCGCCGCTAG
- the topA gene encoding type I DNA topoisomerase yields MNVVVVESPAKAKTINKYLGSGYKVLASFGHVRDLPAKDGSVLPDQDFEMLWEVDGASAKRMKDIADAVKSSDNLFLATDPDREGEAISWHVLDMLNKKRVLSGKSVKRVVFNAITKKAVLDAMAEPRDIDVPLVDAYLARRALDYLVGFNLSPVLWRKLPGARSAGRVQSVALRLVCDRESEIERFISEEYWNLSALLKTPRGDEFEARLVSAHGKRLPPRAIGNGEEAGRLKALLEGASYIVDTVEAKPVKRNPGPPFTTSTLQQAASSNLGFSASRTMQIAQKLYEGVDIGGETVGLITYMRTDGVQMAPEAIDAARSAILDQFGERYLPDKARFYSTKAKNAQEAHEAIRPTDFYRSPDRIRKFLDADQIRLYDLIWKRGIASQMASAEIERTTAEITADNKGEKAGLRAVGSVIRFDGFIAAYTDQKEDGEQSDDGDEDGRLPEINARETLAKQKINSTQHFTEPPPRYSEASLIKKMEELGIGRPSTYAATLATLRDRDYVTIDKRKLIPQAKGRLVTAFLESFFTKYVEYDFTADLEEKLDRISAGELNWKQVLRDFWKDFFSQIEDTKELRVTNVLDSLNEALAPLVFPKREDGGDPRICQVCGTGNLSLKLGRYGAFVGCSNYPECNYTRQLSSENGGEAEGVALNEPKNLGTDPTTGEELTLRSGRFGPYIQRGDGKEAKRASLPKGWKPEDIDYEKAMALISLPRDIGKHPETGKMISSGIGRYGPFLLHDGSYANLETVEDVFSVGLNRAVTVIAEKANKAPGRGARGTPAALKTLGDHPDGGAITVRDGKYGPYVNWGKVNATLPKGKDPQAITVEEALALIAEKAGKAPAAKTAKAKAKPKAAAAEAKTTKTAAKPKATKAKAPAKSKKS; encoded by the coding sequence ATGAATGTTGTAGTGGTGGAATCGCCTGCCAAGGCCAAGACGATCAACAAGTATCTGGGTTCTGGATACAAGGTGCTCGCCTCCTTCGGACACGTGCGCGATCTGCCTGCCAAGGATGGCTCAGTCCTCCCCGATCAGGATTTCGAAATGCTTTGGGAGGTCGATGGCGCCTCCGCCAAGCGGATGAAGGACATTGCTGACGCTGTGAAATCCTCCGACAACCTGTTTCTCGCGACCGACCCGGATCGCGAAGGTGAGGCGATTTCCTGGCACGTCCTCGACATGCTGAACAAGAAGCGCGTGCTGAGCGGCAAATCGGTCAAGCGCGTCGTCTTCAATGCGATCACCAAGAAGGCCGTGCTCGACGCGATGGCCGAGCCGCGCGACATCGACGTGCCGCTGGTCGACGCTTACCTCGCCCGCCGCGCCCTCGACTATCTCGTCGGCTTCAATCTATCGCCGGTCCTGTGGCGCAAGCTGCCCGGCGCACGTTCGGCCGGCCGCGTCCAGTCGGTGGCACTTCGCCTGGTCTGCGACCGCGAATCCGAGATCGAGCGCTTCATTTCGGAAGAATACTGGAATCTCTCGGCGCTCCTGAAGACGCCGCGCGGCGACGAGTTCGAGGCAAGGCTGGTTTCGGCGCATGGTAAGCGGCTGCCGCCGCGCGCAATCGGCAACGGCGAGGAAGCGGGCCGCCTGAAGGCCTTGCTTGAAGGTGCAAGCTATATCGTCGACACGGTTGAGGCAAAGCCCGTCAAGCGCAACCCGGGACCGCCTTTTACGACCTCGACGCTGCAGCAGGCGGCCTCCTCCAACCTCGGCTTCTCCGCCTCTCGCACCATGCAGATCGCCCAGAAGCTCTATGAAGGCGTCGATATCGGCGGCGAGACCGTCGGTCTGATCACCTATATGCGAACCGATGGCGTGCAGATGGCGCCCGAGGCGATCGACGCGGCGCGGAGCGCCATCCTCGATCAATTCGGCGAACGCTACCTGCCGGACAAGGCGCGCTTCTACTCCACCAAGGCGAAGAACGCCCAGGAAGCGCACGAGGCGATCCGTCCGACCGATTTCTACCGCTCTCCCGACCGTATCCGCAAATTCCTCGATGCTGATCAGATCCGGCTCTACGACCTGATCTGGAAGCGCGGCATCGCCAGCCAGATGGCGTCGGCGGAAATCGAACGCACGACCGCTGAAATCACCGCCGACAACAAGGGAGAGAAGGCCGGCCTGCGCGCCGTCGGTTCGGTCATCCGCTTCGACGGTTTCATCGCCGCCTATACCGACCAGAAAGAGGACGGCGAGCAGAGCGACGACGGCGACGAGGATGGTCGCCTCCCCGAGATCAATGCGCGCGAGACGCTCGCCAAGCAGAAGATCAATTCCACCCAGCATTTCACCGAGCCGCCGCCGCGCTATTCTGAAGCCTCGCTGATCAAGAAGATGGAAGAGCTCGGCATCGGCCGCCCCTCCACCTATGCGGCGACGCTGGCGACTCTGCGCGACCGCGACTATGTGACGATCGACAAGCGCAAGCTGATACCGCAGGCCAAGGGCCGGCTGGTGACGGCCTTCCTCGAAAGCTTCTTCACCAAATATGTCGAATACGACTTCACGGCCGATCTCGAAGAAAAGCTCGACCGGATTTCCGCCGGCGAGTTGAACTGGAAGCAGGTGCTGCGCGACTTCTGGAAGGATTTCTTCTCCCAGATTGAAGACACCAAGGAACTGCGCGTTACCAACGTGCTCGATTCGCTGAATGAGGCGCTGGCGCCGCTCGTCTTCCCGAAGCGGGAAGATGGCGGCGATCCCCGAATCTGTCAGGTCTGCGGTACCGGCAACCTATCGTTGAAGCTCGGCAGATACGGCGCCTTCGTCGGCTGCTCGAACTATCCCGAATGTAATTACACGCGCCAGCTCTCCTCCGAAAACGGCGGAGAAGCGGAAGGGGTGGCGCTCAACGAGCCGAAGAACCTCGGCACCGATCCGACGACCGGCGAGGAACTGACGCTGCGTTCCGGCCGCTTCGGCCCCTATATCCAGCGCGGTGACGGCAAGGAAGCCAAGCGCGCTTCGCTGCCGAAGGGATGGAAGCCCGAAGATATCGATTACGAAAAGGCGATGGCTTTGATTTCGCTGCCACGCGATATCGGCAAACATCCCGAAACTGGCAAGATGATCTCCTCGGGCATCGGCCGCTATGGGCCGTTCCTCCTGCATGACGGCTCCTATGCCAACCTGGAAACGGTAGAGGACGTGTTCTCGGTCGGCCTCAACCGCGCCGTGACTGTCATCGCCGAAAAGGCGAATAAAGCGCCGGGCCGCGGCGCGCGTGGCACGCCGGCGGCGCTGAAGACGCTTGGCGACCATCCTGACGGCGGCGCCATCACCGTTCGCGACGGCAAATACGGCCCCTATGTCAACTGGGGCAAGGTCAACGCGACGCTGCCGAAGGGCAAGGATCCGCAGGCGATTACCGTCGAGGAGGCGCTGGCGCTGATCGCCGAGAAGGCCGGCAAGGCTCCTGCCGCGAAGACCGCCAAGGCGAAAGCCAAGCCGAAGGCTGCGGCTGCCGAAGCCAAGACCACCAAGACGGCGGCCAAGCCGAAGGCAACGAAGGCGAAAGCGCCGGCAAAATCGAAAAAGAGCTGA
- the dprA gene encoding DNA-processing protein DprA — translation MDALSAAPKGVVLTERQKIAWLRLIRSDNIGPATFRDLINHFGSAEAALTALPELSARGGATRAIRIASEAEAHRELEAAHRFGARFVGIGEPDYPQALKQIDGAPPLLAVKGALSAAKRPAIGIVGSRNASVAGSKFAAMVARDCGRAGYTVVSGLARGIDTAAHRASLDTGTIAALAGGLDQPYPPENIGLLDEITGGNGLAVSEMPFGWEPRARDFPRRNRLIAGIALGLVVVEAAERSGSLITARLAGEFGRLVFAVPGSPLDPRCHGTNGLLKEGASIVTTPADVVEALAPLVQFDVFPSSMAEEPARDGKAMIVPPDDSDRNRVIEALGPTPVEVDDVIRHTGLSASAVYVVLLELDISGRLHRHQGGLVSLSD, via the coding sequence ATGGATGCGCTGAGCGCGGCACCCAAAGGCGTTGTGCTGACCGAACGGCAGAAGATTGCCTGGCTGCGCCTGATCCGTTCCGACAATATCGGCCCAGCAACCTTTCGCGACCTCATCAATCATTTCGGTTCGGCTGAAGCCGCGCTTACGGCGCTGCCGGAGCTTTCGGCAAGAGGCGGCGCCACGCGGGCGATCCGCATCGCCAGCGAGGCCGAGGCGCATCGGGAGCTCGAGGCAGCGCACCGTTTCGGCGCCCGCTTCGTCGGCATCGGCGAGCCGGACTATCCGCAGGCGCTGAAGCAGATCGACGGAGCGCCACCGCTTCTTGCCGTCAAGGGCGCGCTTTCCGCCGCCAAACGGCCGGCCATCGGCATCGTCGGCTCACGCAACGCTTCGGTCGCCGGCTCCAAATTTGCAGCCATGGTGGCGCGCGACTGCGGCCGGGCGGGTTATACGGTCGTCTCCGGGCTTGCGCGCGGCATCGATACCGCGGCACATCGGGCAAGTCTCGACACAGGCACGATTGCGGCGCTCGCCGGCGGCCTCGACCAGCCCTATCCGCCAGAGAATATCGGTCTGCTCGATGAAATAACGGGCGGCAACGGACTGGCGGTGAGCGAGATGCCTTTCGGCTGGGAACCCCGCGCCCGTGACTTCCCGCGCCGCAACCGGCTGATCGCCGGCATCGCGCTCGGCCTCGTTGTCGTCGAAGCGGCCGAGCGCTCGGGATCGCTGATCACGGCGCGGCTTGCTGGCGAATTCGGCCGCCTCGTATTTGCCGTGCCGGGCTCACCGCTCGATCCGCGCTGCCACGGCACCAATGGTCTGCTGAAGGAAGGCGCCTCGATCGTCACCACGCCTGCTGATGTCGTCGAGGCTTTGGCGCCGCTTGTGCAATTCGATGTGTTTCCGTCATCGATGGCGGAGGAACCGGCGCGTGACGGCAAGGCGATGATCGTGCCGCCCGACGATTCTGACCGGAACCGCGTCATCGAGGCTCTCGGGCCGACACCGGTTGAGGTCGATGACGTCATCCGCCACACGGGTCTTTCGGCATCGGCCGTCTATGTCGTTCTTCTGGAACTCGATATTTCAGGCAGGCTGCATCGGCATCAGGGCGGCCTCGTTTCGCTTTCCGACTGA
- the plsY gene encoding glycerol-3-phosphate 1-O-acyltransferase PlsY: protein MLSNLMSWQITLPIALAAAVIGYLFGSIPFGLILTRAAGLGDVRSIGSGNIGATNVLRTGNKKLAAATLLLDALKASAAAWVVGYFLGEEAAIIAGFFAFIGHLFPVWIGFKGGKGVATYIGTLLGVAPIMVVLFAAVWLAVAFTTRYSSLSALIAMLVIPIALWILGNEKVAAVMAIMTLISYWKHKANISRLMDGTESKIGAKG from the coding sequence ATGTTATCCAATCTCATGTCATGGCAGATTACATTGCCGATCGCGCTTGCGGCCGCCGTCATCGGCTATCTCTTCGGCTCCATTCCTTTCGGCCTGATCCTGACGCGGGCCGCCGGGCTCGGCGACGTACGTAGCATAGGATCCGGCAATATCGGTGCGACCAATGTGCTGAGAACCGGCAACAAGAAACTCGCGGCTGCGACGCTGCTGCTCGACGCGCTCAAGGCATCGGCCGCGGCCTGGGTCGTCGGCTATTTCCTTGGTGAGGAAGCGGCGATCATTGCCGGTTTCTTCGCTTTCATCGGCCACCTGTTCCCGGTCTGGATCGGTTTCAAAGGCGGCAAGGGCGTCGCCACCTATATAGGCACCCTGCTCGGCGTCGCGCCGATCATGGTCGTGCTCTTCGCCGCCGTCTGGCTGGCGGTCGCCTTCACCACGCGCTACTCCTCGCTGTCGGCGCTCATCGCCATGCTCGTCATTCCGATCGCGCTGTGGATACTCGGCAATGAAAAGGTTGCAGCCGTTATGGCGATTATGACCCTGATCTCCTACTGGAAGCACAAGGCGAATATCTCCCGGCTGATGGACGGGACGGAAAGCAAGATCGGGGCGAAAGGATAA
- a CDS encoding dihydroorotase produces the protein MSNPIVLKSVRIVDPSRNLDEVGTIIAENGVILAAGHEAQNQGAPQGAVIRDCTGLVATPGLVDARVHIGEPGGEHRETIASASRAAAAGGVTSIIMMPDTDPVIDDIALVEFVKKTARDTAAVHVYPAAAITKGLAGEEMTEIGLLMQAGAVAFTDAHSSVHNTQVLRRIMTYAREFGAVISCETRDKYLGANGVMHEGLFASWLGLSGIPKEAELIPLERDLRIAELTRGRYHAAMISVPESVEAIERARSRGAKVTCGVSINNLSLNENDIGEYRTFFKLYPPLRPESDRVAMAEAVASGAIDIIVSSHDPQDVDTKRLPFGEAADGAVGLETTLAAALRLHHSGQVSLMRLIDAMSTRPAQIFGLDAGTLKPGAAADITLIDLDEPWLVAKDMLLSRSKNTPFEDARFSGRAVATYVSGKLVHAL, from the coding sequence ATGAGCAACCCGATCGTCCTCAAGAGTGTCCGCATCGTCGATCCTTCGCGCAATCTCGATGAAGTCGGGACGATCATCGCAGAAAACGGCGTGATCCTTGCTGCCGGCCACGAGGCGCAGAACCAGGGCGCGCCGCAAGGCGCCGTCATCCGCGACTGCACCGGCCTTGTCGCAACGCCCGGCCTCGTCGATGCCCGCGTCCATATCGGCGAACCCGGCGGCGAGCACCGCGAGACGATCGCCTCGGCAAGCCGGGCGGCGGCGGCCGGCGGCGTCACCTCAATCATCATGATGCCGGACACCGATCCAGTCATCGACGACATCGCGCTCGTCGAATTCGTCAAGAAGACGGCGCGGGATACGGCCGCCGTCCACGTCTATCCGGCAGCCGCCATCACCAAGGGTCTTGCCGGCGAGGAGATGACGGAGATCGGCCTCCTGATGCAGGCTGGCGCCGTCGCCTTCACCGATGCCCATTCGAGCGTCCACAACACGCAGGTGCTTCGGCGGATCATGACCTATGCGCGCGAATTCGGCGCCGTCATCTCCTGCGAAACGCGCGACAAATATCTCGGCGCCAACGGCGTCATGCATGAGGGGCTTTTCGCGAGCTGGCTCGGACTTTCCGGCATACCGAAGGAGGCCGAACTCATTCCGCTCGAACGCGACCTCAGGATTGCTGAGCTGACACGCGGTCGCTATCACGCCGCGATGATCTCGGTGCCGGAATCAGTCGAGGCCATCGAGCGCGCCCGCAGCCGCGGCGCCAAAGTGACCTGTGGCGTCTCGATCAACAACCTCTCGCTCAACGAAAACGACATCGGCGAATACCGCACCTTCTTCAAGCTCTATCCGCCGCTGCGCCCGGAAAGTGACCGGGTGGCGATGGCCGAGGCGGTTGCGAGCGGGGCGATCGATATCATCGTCTCCTCGCACGACCCGCAGGATGTCGACACGAAGCGCCTGCCCTTCGGCGAGGCGGCGGATGGTGCGGTCGGCCTGGAAACCACGCTGGCGGCGGCCCTCAGACTTCATCACAGCGGCCAGGTGAGCCTGATGCGCCTGATCGACGCCATGTCCACGCGTCCCGCTCAAATCTTCGGCCTTGATGCCGGCACCCTGAAGCCGGGTGCGGCGGCCGATATCACGCTGATCGATCTCGATGAGCCTTGGCTTGTCGCCAAAGACATGCTTCTCTCCCGCTCGAAGAACACGCCGTTCGAAGATGCGCGCTTCAGCGGACGGGCCGTCGCGACATATGTCTCGGGAAAGCTCGTCCACGCACTCTAG
- a CDS encoding aspartate carbamoyltransferase catalytic subunit, with product MVFFPHRHLIGIKGLTEQDITYLLDKADEAVKISRQREKKTSTLRGLTQINLFFEASTRTQASFELAGKRLGADVMNMSVGNSSVKKGETLIDTAMTLNAMRPDVLVIRHSSAGAAALLAQKVSCSVVNAGDGQHEHPTQALLDALTIRRAKGKLSRIIVAICGDVLHSRVARSNILLLNAMGARVRVVAPATLLPAGIAEMGVEVFHSMKEGLKDADVVMMLRLQRERMSGAFVPSVREYYHFYGLDAETLKAAKEDALVMHPGPMNRGVEIASEVADGPQSVIAEQVEMGVAVRMAVMETLLVSQNQGPRTGGMMA from the coding sequence ATGGTCTTTTTCCCCCACCGCCACCTCATCGGCATCAAGGGCCTCACCGAGCAGGATATCACCTATCTTCTCGACAAGGCCGACGAAGCCGTCAAGATCAGCCGCCAGAGAGAAAAGAAGACGTCGACGCTACGCGGGCTGACGCAGATCAACCTCTTCTTCGAGGCATCGACCCGCACGCAGGCCTCCTTCGAGCTTGCCGGCAAACGGCTCGGCGCCGACGTCATGAACATGTCGGTCGGCAATTCCTCGGTGAAGAAAGGCGAAACGCTGATCGATACGGCGATGACGCTGAATGCGATGCGCCCCGACGTGCTGGTGATCCGCCATTCGAGTGCGGGGGCCGCGGCTCTGCTTGCCCAGAAAGTTTCCTGCTCGGTCGTCAATGCCGGCGACGGGCAGCACGAACATCCGACCCAGGCACTGCTCGACGCATTGACCATACGTCGCGCCAAGGGCAAGCTTTCGCGCATCATCGTGGCGATCTGTGGCGACGTGCTGCATTCGCGCGTGGCGCGCTCCAATATCCTGCTGCTCAACGCCATGGGGGCGCGCGTGCGCGTCGTCGCGCCCGCCACCCTCCTGCCCGCCGGCATCGCCGAGATGGGCGTCGAGGTCTTCCATTCGATGAAGGAAGGGCTGAAGGACGCCGACGTCGTGATGATGCTTAGGCTGCAGCGCGAGCGCATGTCCGGCGCCTTCGTGCCCTCGGTGCGTGAATACTACCATTTCTACGGGCTCGATGCCGAAACGCTGAAGGCGGCGAAGGAGGATGCGCTGGTCATGCATCCCGGCCCGATGAACCGCGGCGTGGAGATTGCCTCGGAAGTGGCGGACGGGCCGCAGAGCGTGATCGCCGAGCAGGTTGAGATGGGGGTCGCGGTGCGCATGGCGGTGATGGAAACACTGCTCGTCTCGCAGAACCAGGGTCCCCGAACCGGTGGAATGATGGCATGA